Part of the Drosophila santomea strain STO CAGO 1482 chromosome 2L, Prin_Dsan_1.1, whole genome shotgun sequence genome is shown below.
CCGACTTCTTGAGAGGCGTTCCCTGTCCGTCGCAGTCGTTTGGCCGTAATGAGCTAAAAATAAGTTGGCTAGACCACAGCAGAACACAGTGGTAGCGACTGAAAACCCGCACCAAGGCGACACCGATGTGATGTGAGTTGCCTGCTGATGTCTGTGCATGGTTTATGcattagcagcagcagcagcagcagcaaaagcagcaaagcggcagcaaaagcaacaaggcagcagcaaaagcaacaaggcagcagcaaaagtAGGAACAGCAGCAAAGTAAACCTCAATCAAGCGCGAGGGAAGATAGTACAAGGGGCCCACTCGTTGGGCGCCATTAACGTCTTCAACTTCCTGTTAGtgaatatttcaattattaatGCCGCCGCTCACATCCACCGCCCTTTTGGCACCCGGAATACggaatacacacacacacacacacagtcccataaaaatgtaaagcaGCCAGGAGTCCTACCTGAGTCCTTTATCCTGCTGCGTCTTCGTCTTTGGCGGCTGCCTAGAAAACTTTAAGCTGATGACTACGGGGGCGTTTCGAGAGAGCCAAGAGCACTGATGACGTCGTTACAGTCGTCGTTGGGATTCCCCCCCTTTACCATCAACGCCCCGTTCATCCTTCTAAGCTCGGTGTGTTGATGGCACATTGTGCATTTTTCATAATATGCCTGCAATCGCAAGTGGGAAATGTCGCCCATGCCCATTAATGCAGTGTGCCCTGAATGGGGCATCTTCGGTGCGTCCGTGGACCACACAAAAGTGGCTTAGCGCAAAGCTGGTAGAAAGCGCGCTTCTCGCAGACCACTCCCCACTGTTCCTGTCTCCGGGGTACGGTGTGCTCCAAGCACCAAGCTCTGTGGTCTGTGCGCTTTGTTAACTTATCCGTTGGGATTGAAAACAAGCTGGGTTCCTGGCTATAACTGAATGACTCACTGGCTGACTGAGTGACTGACAGAGTGACTGGCTGACAGATAGAAAACAGAGCAATTCGCAGCCGGCTGGCATCTTGACTGCCGTTGACATTTGAGGCAGTGGCCAACTGGGAGAAAGAGTGCTACACTGTGGAAATAGACAACTACGTAATGTTTTTGAAATGAGTGCGCCTAGCACTCTCAGGCTCTTCCGGCAACAGCTCGTCGTGTTTGGGTTTGTTTTTTAGCTCTTGCATTCCCAGGGTATCTGAGTAATTTCTTACGTTCTAAGAACTGGTAAACGCCTTGGGATGCAGCGCTTTGAATTATGCAGATGGGCAGAGTCCAAGTCGCGGCCAGTGAACTGGGAGCAGAGTGGGAACGGTGAAGATTGATGCCCTCTCTCTGGGACGGACCATTGAAAGTCGTCGAGGCGACGGGAACACGAACCACGTGCTTGGAATCCAACGGAAACCATCCCTCATCAGTCATTGATACGCCTTCGTAATCGTTGTCATTGCCGCAATCTATGCCCAGTTCGGCAGCTCGATTCCGGACTTTGGCATATCCCCGGACTTCATTACGGCGCCGTGTGCACGGCGAATTCATTTACATTGGTCCTCAGGTTAATTTTGACAAATGGCTTCGATCTCCCTAATGTATTGGAGTAATTTAGCAAAATTAATGCCCTAATTAATCAGGCAGCAACCTCGTTTCCATACCCTGCACCACCCAGCTCATTCTACTATCCTACTACCCATAGACAATCTGTCCGTTATCTCGGCCTTATCGATGTGTATTGGCTGCCTGTCTATTTAGCAATCAGTTGCGCAGCTTGTCTATGTCTTACCGGTACTCGGATTGGGTTTGGGCATGGACACGGGGAGATGGAGATGGTAATCGGGATGGGGCTGTGGATGGAAGGTCGTATAATGAGGCTTAGTTTGTAGCTTAAGTCGGGCGCATGAGGTGGAACTCGAAACTCGGAACACGGGACTACGTGAGACCGTGAAAGGAAGTGTGCCGTGCGGCCGGAGTGAGCACAATACGCCAATCAGtgtggcaaataaattggCATAGTTCGACCCACCTCCTGATGAGCACCGTATGCGTGTTGGCTTGTGTGTTCCTCCTGGTCTCGTCTAATACGCAAAGTTTCTGATTTAATGCAGCCGCCGCTGGCTGGACAGCTGGATCTCGATTACGACCCTGATTCGAGATACCACATCTTGGCAACCTAGACATCCCAGTATTAAGGTGTTTGGTGGAACTAAACAACTTAAGCTAACTTTAAGCTATAgtcaatggaaatgcaaatataataCTTACATACATCAGCTCAATTTAATACGCATAATGAAAGGAATATGAATTCCATTAAGGCAagcaaaatttaaatttacttcGGCTTTATCCCCAGTTTATTTACgtactttttaaattttacaatttgcccctaattatatatgttatgtaccagcatttgaaatttaatcTTACATTTGGGGAGCGCTGCTACCGGAAACCCGAGTCCTTTCCTAGCCCTTAGATTGAAATCAACAGAGATGGGCCCGGtattttattgcataattATGTCATTAATATCGGAATCATAACAGAGCGACAGAGCGAGGAGATGCTTCCTGCGAAAAAACTCAATTGGTAACAAAGATATTTAGCAATTTCCGGGTGCGCGTTCTGCCGCCATGTTGATAAATTCGcctgaaaataatttaattttgtaattttgccGTTACAACGACGaagacaacgacaacgacaacgacgcagACGACTGTGATGAGGACGTGGAGCAAAGGAGCCGAAGGACTTTGCCTCCTCAGCCGCGtaatttttccactttcgCTATCGACTTTTCCGATGTCGCGTCGTTGTCGCCGTCGCCGAGAGTTGTCAGCTCGCCAAAACGCAAATTGGCATAAATGTTTTCAGCATTGACAAAACGGTTTTGGCATAAACACGAGGCCCTATCGGTATCCTTGATCTAAATTGTGCACAACCGCAAGCGATCAATAAGGACCTGGACTTGGATGAGTGTATTACAGGTCTAGGCGCCATTCGCCATCCGCCATTCACCATTCGACGAGGTCAAGGATGAATGGGATGAGGTGAAACTGGAACTTTGGCGCCGATAAAGTTCATCCTGCCATCATGCCATGCCCCTCGGCAATACGTACTTGTGCCCACAATAAAAGGCGTTGTTATGCAATTAACAAGTTGTAAAAGCAATTTTAATAAGCATTTGTGATAGTAATTGCCGTTGTCGCTGGCTTTTAGCTGCAACTGCACATTTAGGGGCGACAAGATAGAAGAGTCCTGGCTGTCGCACGTTTTCTGCTGCGCTGGCACATTCTTTTAATTtcgcaattaaatatttaatgagcTGCGCCCCGGCGACAGCAGACTCAGCATTGCGGCACTCTCATTAGGAGGCCAGCGATGCCAGCGGAATCTACAGATCTGAATAATTGTGGCGCGTAACGAGGCAGTTCTGCATTTTGGGCTCGCTTTAATTGCCGTAATTCAGGATTTTAGCCAACTTAGGGGGCAGCAGCTCCGATCCGTATCATCGATCCACCTAGAATTCAATTTTAGCAGCAACTACGGCAGGTCAGCCCTCTCATTCGTCATGCAAACCGAAAGACGAGGGTTCAAAGGTTGATTAACCGGGCCAGTATGCACTGTATCGATTTATTTACTACTTCTGCATCAGTCATATAAGGTATCTTTAGAAAATTTGTCTAGAAGTGTTCCGTGATAGTTGTTTTTTTATTCTCCCAGTAGTTTGTAGCATAGAAAATGAGCTAATTGATGGGTTTACCTATTTCTTTTACGTGTACCTCGGCCGTATTCGTGGAAATGGGAACTGGGCCTGGTCAGGTGCTTAATTGTTTCCCATGTGCATATGGAATGTTACTGCGAATTCGAATGCCATCGTTTTATGTGCACTTCACATGCAATTGCAGAATTAATTGCATACTCTCAGCTGCTCTGCTGACTTAAAGGCTTCGTTCGTGCCGGTTTCCAAAccgcaaatgcaaaaaaactGGGCTTTAATCGTCGCAGGACCACAACCgcgaccacgcccaccctCGCCATACGCCCTTCGCAATTCGCAATTCGCCATTCGCGATTCGAGACTGGCGACAGGCAGTGCTATGTGCAATGGTCTTGCAAATCGAATGCCAATTTTCGACTCATTTCACGGAACACTTGAATTGGTTTGCAGGAACCAGGAACTGGAGCCAACGCAAAGGCAGCGCGCAGGACTTGTGTTTGTGCTCTTTTCGTTTGGCTTAATCGCCGAACTTCTGTTTTCGATGGCATCGGCGACAAGTCCACTACACTGCTCCCTGACCCCAACTCACCAGCCAGTTTTGTTTCCTCGCCTTTATTACAGCTGCCTAGCTCAGACGATTGTCGGGGCATTTAATGGCGAGGGTGGATCGAAAAGAAGTGGTTTCGATTAGGGAAAATTAATACATATTACCTACCATAGAGGGAATGTCAGTATTCATTGAGAATTATAGTTCATGCCTTACTTTTTACTAGTCTTAAGAGGTATAAGCTTTATTCTGAGCtatatatgttttaaaaatagtgaCTCATCCCTCGCATTACAAACGCATACCGATTCCGGCGTAATTGCGGCGCAGATCGCTTTGGAATTCGCTGGTCCGGCGTTCGCTAAATGCTCTCAACTTTCAATATATCGTTGATGGGCGGCCGCGTACTTCAGCTGCAGATAGCAGATAGTATATAGCATTTGGCATATGGCATACAGCGCCGTTCAAGGCTCGTCGTCCAGTGGTTAAGCCCCCTAATTGCGTGGCCCGTAACGCCGGATTCTCGGTcgagtgtgcgtgtgggtgtgtgtgtaagtgtcCCAAAAGTGTGTCAGAGTAACGGAGGGGTGGTGGGTTTGGGGGCAGCGTGTGTTGCAATTTCTGAATCGCTtaagttgttgctgtttctgcgGTCGATTTTCCATTAAATCGAATCGTCCTGGCATTCGTATTGGTTTTTGCGGTCATATCAGCGCCGTCCGGTGGTCATCTCACCCATTTCTCGATGCCCACATATCCCCCCGTCCAATCGAGAGCCGCCCACCGCATCATCGGCTCTTGTAATGGACGTGGTCTTGGCTATCGAGTGTTTACGGTAGTCAAGGGAATGGACtcgtgtgtctgtgtctgtggGGACCCTCAGCTTTATCGAGTTATCGAAGGATACGACAAAGTTGCATAGTAATTTCGTTCGCTGTGCATACTTTCCTTATGTGTTTTCGTTCAATAAGCGACAAAGTTCAAGGAAAAAGtgcggaaatggaaatgaagtTGTGCAACAATGTTTTCCAACCATGGCACATAAATTATTATCGCGCGAAGGGCAGCAGGACGAGGTTTGTCATGATGTTGTATTATGATGTTTAGTGTTTAGTTTCAACCCAGAGACCATgagcatatgtatgtagtataGACTAAGGCGCACTTTCAACCCGTTTTTGGTGGCCTTGATGTTGGCGGTGTCCTCCTCTGCCATCTCCAGCACTCCATGTCCTTTGTGCAGCCAAGTGCAAAACTTTTCAATGGGCAGCCGAGTGGAATTGACTGCACACGTAACCGAAACGTTGGAAAAGTGCTCTCGGCAATGCCAGCAGCTGGCTGCGGGGCTTTTCCACTCCTTTGGCAGGACTTTTAACGAATTTCATTTAACAAACTGCCGGCTCCCCGGACACATAAAAGGTGTCGCACCAGAAAAGACGAAACAACGACCACAAATGCGCCAATTGTGTGTGTTATTTATGTGTGAGCACAGAGAAAAATGTGCGGATGAGCCAAGGCACCTCTGCAAAAATTCCTACCAAAAACATTTCAGTGTACTCGATTTTTTGCGCAGTGCCGAGTTCGGGGAGCGCTTGTTGATTATTTATGGGCCACCGAAAACGGGAACattcattaaatttgtatacaCAGCCAACGAGTTCGAGGATGTTGGATATTCATGCTGCGCCTGTGCTCCAAAATTGGTACATTCTATTTAGGGTCTTGCCAAGGAATGGGTTACGACCTCCTCCTGCCTCCTGCCTCCCTGAGTCACTCCTCTCATCCGgtatacatactcgtatactcATTAGCGCGTTGCCCGTTATCATcaatttgcattaaataaCGAAACGCTAAAAAAGTTTAACGACTAAACAAATTGCCAACTCCCCGACGCCCAGTAAAAGCAGCAGGAGCTTGGGAGGCATTGGGTTGTTGGATTCCCCATTTGCCGTTGATTAACAGTTTGTGTGCAATTCCCCTTTGCCCTCTGAACCGAAGGAGAAGTGTGGGAGGGGGTGGTGTTGGGGGTGATGGGGGTGCTGAATCTtgatgtatttatttatgcgaCACGCGAAATGATAGATTCTGCCCTCCACATATTtatcaaaatgaaaagcagAAAGGAAAGAAgagaaacgaaaacaaagcTCAAGGGAGCTGGCGATGCCGCTGcggcactgagaaaaaaagCAGGTTACTAAATATAAGAAGGCTAAGGATACTGCTTAAGGAACAGTCAAACTATAATATCAAATATTGCATATAAGAACTGCCGGCTTAAAGGACCAAACTGTGGTTTACGGTTCATATGGAAAAGCAACAGTTTAGGACATTAACTGAACATCATTTGAAGATCTGGAATAGATGCTCCAATTGCTGCCTGTGCATTTTCCCATATATGGTGAGTGGCGCTTCATGGAGATGGGGCAGGCCATGTGCCACTTGGGTGGCACTGTTGTTGGCCTTTCAGGGCAATGCCAGGACGCAAGCTGAATGCCAAAAATGCGCTGATAAATTATATGACATGGCATCATGTGTCACACTGGAGTGGAAGCGATGGAGTAGGCAGCGATTCGGCACACAGGACACGGGATTCGGAACACAGGATTCGGAGCACGGGATTCGGGAGAACAAACATAAATAGACGTGCCAGGTTTCGAGGCGACGACTTCGAGTGCTGAGGTGACTTTGGCGGGCTGTCAAATTCGAGAAGTGGgaaataatttgaataatCCCCATTGCTGGCGGAATTTGTCTAgcttcggattcggattcggattgggGTGCGGATGGATATGGATCACACCTGATTGCTGCCAGGGAACGCGCACAAATATTTCATCTTTATGGCTTTAATATCCTGTGTGGCTGCAAGCAGCTGCCAATATCCTGTCTGCATTTTGCTAAATTTCGGGGGATCAAAGCGGCGTccttcccccctcccccctccccctccctaAAACAGATCAAACATATTAACTTAATATTTCGCAGCCCCCCCCCGACATTTCCAACAAAAGGGAGCGTTCGTTATATGAGCTTGTTTGTATGAGTATGAAATGACATTTTAATGCCACGTTATattttcattgttgttgctgcttgtCGCCGTAGCCGTCGCTgttgtccttgttgttgttgtcgtcatCATCGTCCTGACGCTGCGCCCTCACGTCCTGTGACGCAAGGATTCAGTCGGCGAGCGGAGCGCGCAAGGAACGCTTTGTGGCAACATGTAAAATCCATTTATTTTGACATGAAACACATAAATCTATATTTGATCCATTCCTTTCTCTCTAACTTTGCCGAGGGGTTGAAGGTGTGAAGTCATTTCCTTGGCTATAGAAATTCCCCGCTTTCCCGGCTTTTGTCTGCGTTCGTTGctttaaaaaatcaaatttgacGTTTCCTATGGAAAATGACATTTATGCTTTTCAATTTCACGTTGCGTACACCCGTCCCTATATGAACTTAGTGCCACTGGGATAAAACCGTGAGTGCTCCAAATCGAATGGAATCGGATCTTTATGGCTCGCCTGCCATCGATGATGCTCTTCCGACTCCTGACAGCTGCACACTGCACATGGCACATGGCACACTGCATCATGTGGGTGAGCGTCTGGCATCAGTGGCTATTACCCATCCGGCATAATTGATTGCAAACagtgttgcagttgcagatagtcggctgcatcagcagtgcaTCTAGCTGCAGCAAATACAGTGCCCTGCCGAGTGCCACGCCCTTCTGGGCCACGCCCCCGTGCCAAAGGCAAGTCTGTCATTAGCACTCTTCATTTCGGCCAAGATCTGCCAGTTAACGGATATATTTTGGACTTATTCTATACTTTTAAAGCATACTTATCTAATTTTGAAGTTTCTGTTTGTTAGCTTCAAAAACttgcatttatgtatataaaaaattgGATTGATCCGGCTCGCAGGACCAAGATTCATATTTCTTTGGAACTAAGTAATAAACTGCTGACATGCTAGCAATGGCATGGGTAATCattatttcatttgaaatgcaTTACCTTTCATTGGAAATAAATGCGCAACTGCAGTAGAGCATTTCGCACTCGACTCGCCAAGCTGTTAATGTGAATTATGTTGTTAGCAATGTTGCAACAATATTTGCTCCGCAAATGTCCTTCCAAGCTTGCCACGAGGGAGGGCTCTAATTCTCGATGTGATCCTGATGGCGGGatgctgtttctgtttcagtttctgtgTCTGTGGTGTTCCTACTGCTGCCTCAACAGCATGCTGTTTCTGCTTGGCCTGCCCTTCGATGATTAATTATATTGCTTTTGTTCTATTTCTGCTGCGTCTTTTGCAATCCAACTGAGTGTGCCACTATTTGTTATTGTACGCGTTCGTGTGGGTGTGACAACCCGCCCGTATCTCGCATAAtttatatacgtatgtatgtacgagtatttACATATCTGCGTACTTACGAGTATGTACATGTAGTGTACATGTAACATCCCTGTGCCTCCTGCATGTGCAATTCACATTGTTCGCCTGCACTGCATTCAAACAATGCGGTTAACACTCGACACTCACACGTTTATTGTATTTGACATTGTTTCAAAAGTTAAGTTGCGCTGTGGCCACATCGACTCACAACTTATGCAAGTCCTGAAACAGTCGTGTGCGTGCTGGGCAATGAAATCATAAATCTGGCACGGCAATTGTAATCATGTTCCCGACATCGAGCTAACGTGAGCAGTTAAATAGTAGTTGTTGCATCTGCATcctttcaataaatattttacacgCGCAGAAACACGCAGTTATTAATTCTCAAAAACACGGAGAGAAATACTCATACTTCTCAAGTATGCAGGCGGCTTTGTATACACTTTCTTAATCTTTTTTTTAGCAATCATTTAGAACAAAGCAAAATTAGTTAGTGatacaacaaaattattaaaaaataacgaaatagACCATCATGCAACCAACAAGGCGAGCTCGAGCCAAAAATGTGACCAAGAAAAGGATAACTGGCGCTAAAGTGCCCAAAACTGATCCGCGACAGCAGTTTTACCTAAAGACCCGTTTCCAGGCAACTCGTCCTTGTCCAAAACAACAATCTACTGTGCCGCGGAGCCAGCGGATCTGGCGCAGGACAGTGGTGCAGACCAAGCCGAAGATAAGAACCAGGATCCCCAAGCTATTTCGCATGGATCGCCATACAGGACTTCCCGTGGACTACGAGAGGACTGTCAACCAGGTTATGCACTACGTGAATCCCCATTTGCACCATCCACCCAGTGCGGAAAAGGTTTTGGAGCATTTGCTGACCAAAATGCTGACTGAGGTCGTGCGACAGGGTGGTCACTGTTGGCAGGACACCACTCAACTGTGCTCCTTGCTGAAGAACAGGTGCCAGTGCCGCAGGTCGAGTCAGTTGCTCACCAAGGAAGAGAAGGAGAGGCGCGAAGCGAACGAGAGTTTGAGCCAATTCCATAGTGCTTGGTAAGTTGAAAGGGACTCCTGTAAGCCGTAATCCCATATCCTTtatccttttattttttatcagcAAACGGGGACCCTGTCGCGTACCCAGACCCAAACTTGGTCCCACGTACATGAGTAAGTTTAACTTTAACCAGCTGAGAATCAAGAGCTCTTAAAATAAGTTGGAAAACGCCACGTCATTAATATGAAAAGCTGGACTGTAAAAGCTGTACGAGGTTCAATTGATTCAGGTGTAAAATtcgaataaatatttatgtcttTTTTAAAGAGAGATTCTTTACAATTAGTCGTGATTCGGATAATAAAATGTAGTTATTATTTAAGCCAACTAATTCTTAAATTCCTCAAAAATGCTGTGCTTTAGTATGAGAGAGAGAAAATAAATCCCATAATCGGATATTGCTACCATTTCAGTTGTAGCTGTTGGTAAATTTAGTTAAACGTAATTTTATATACTCGTTTGTGCGTTTGGGTAAACTAGTTATGAAACTTAAGTCCTTAAATTGCAACGCTGTCTAATGAACAAACTTCTTCGCTCCAGCGCTTCATACTCACCTTGCACATTTAAATGGCCTCAAAGGCAAACATCAACATTGATTTAAATGGAGTTTCCAGAGCTGTGgctcaaattaaatttccaaattgcatttgtaaACTGTGTTCAACACTGCACTGGTTTGCATAGAGCAACGCTACATTTTGTGTAGAGGCTCTCGTTAAACTAACAACTGCCGTAAATAAATTCGTTCGTTCGAAATGCAATGTCGAATGGTGAGTTGGGGTCATTCGGTCGGCTTCATATCTATGAATTTATTTGGCGCTCacagtgcaaaaatgaaataagaTTTATGGCCAGGAATTGTGTGGGTGGGTCTGATCCGTCGGGGTCACCAACTGGTGACCGCAGCCAGCCAGGCAACCGCAGTGTTTCAAACCCTGGCAATTATCGCCGCAGACAATGGCACTCGAATGCATTTaacaaattgaatataaattcCTACCTTGCCTTTTACCTTGGCAAACACCCAATCAGTGGGCAAATCTTTTAATTAAGAAGTTTGCTCGCTCGGGGCAAAGCTGCCACGAACACCACCTCCCTCCATCGGGCATAATAAAATTCACGCTAAACTTAACTAATTTCGCGAAAACTCGATTGAACgtaaataaaagccaaatgaaaatttcacAGCAAGACGCCTTCGCCAAGGAATCCTGCTTTCTTACTGCTGTGGTGTTGCCTTTGGCTGGCAACGCGAATCAATGCGTTTGCGAATAATTCATAAAGGagcaaaaaataatatcaGTCGAGCGTGCTAACAACttggctgccacgcccactttcaTAACCGCCTTCACCTCCAACATCTTCTTGCCCACTTTTCACCTTCATTTGGAATGGAAGGCGAAGCTGTCGGCTTTAGTTATTGATGAGGCTGCTGTGCGTGTGCTggatgaaaataaaaaggaaatggGGCGCTTTTGCggcattacgtatacgtaatatgcAATCAATTCTCGCACAAAGAAATCTGTTCGCTTGTATGCAGATTGCATAAAGGGTTTTTGAGCCTGCTCGGACAGTGAAAGCTGCTTTCAATATGACACGGCATGCCCGCCATCTCCACAGAGAGAAACAAATCTAGCATTTCGTTCGGAAAACGAGCCTATTTGCAGGTCAGCGAAGTGGTTTTCGAATCAAAGTGCATTTAATTGGAAATACGAGTAATTTCTTTTGTTGCCACCGAGCTGAGCGATTAATCcttaatataaatacttttgtaGCATTAAAATGATGCGATTAAGGGCATatgcaattttaaaatgaGCGAAATATGCGTTAAACTTTTGCGGCAAGTAAATGGTTCAACCTTGTAATTATATGTTAAATGATCAAAATTTCAGATTGCGACTTTGGTGCTTTTTTTTGGAACAGTGCTCTGGATGAAGAGGGTATCGATGGCGGGGAGTGGTAGTAACAAATGCCAAGCCACGCCCATTAGTTATTCGCTGGAAATTATGCCAAAGTGTTTGGCCAACACCACCCacttcgtcctgcgtccttgGTCCTTAGTCCTTTGCCCCTCATTGCTGCTCATTGGGAGCGACAGCTAAAAAGCCAGCTGCGATGCATTGATGTCAATGATGGCGACAAGTGCACTCCGCTTCCTCAGCCGCGTCCGcgtccgcatccgcatccgcatccgcgtCCACATCCGCATTGTGTCCCTGTCAGAGGCGGGAATCGATCGAGTGGCTGGCGGTGGAGGAGCTATTGGCCAGAGATTGGGGGCTTTGGGTATTGTGGAACTGGGTGATTGCTGGATTGGTGGATTGGGGGACCACTTGAGCCAAGTTGACAGACAGCTCGCAACGAGCGCGCATTTAACATTGTCTGAACGAGTGCCATTGTGGAGGAGCACTTTTGCCAGCGGAGtggagctggaactggagTTGGAGCAGCCGCACTgccaatatatattttttgccgAGTCCCGTGCGTGCGGAAAGTCGGTTAAGCGTCTGGTAAATACGCCAAGTAGCCAACTTGGTAGTAGACCACCCATTTTGCCATTCTCGCCATCCGGCGGAGCTTTGTGTGCACTAATTTGAAGGGGCAGCTCCTCCATTCCGGAGTGGATGGCTCTCCTCCGGCATAATTTGATGCGTTTTTAAAGGCAATTCCACGCCGTTTTGCGCAATACATTTGCCGGAACATTGCCAGCTAACTTTTGACCCAAGCGAATGTACTCGTCATCGGCTAATGCCAAAGGCTTGGCCAACTTGCCCGGTGGGCCATCATAGTGGGGAGGGTAAATATTGGAGTGGATAATAATGACGGGCTTCTGCTTacactttggaaaaatgtGGAATATTTAGCCATAATTTTTAGAAGAACCTATTGCAAGAAATTTATTGCCTATGTACTTTAGACACGCCCATAGTGAACTATCATTTATAATCATATTTTTTGCCAGTGTCGACATTAATTTCAGAAGAGGACAAACCATAGGCTCTCGTTCATTTCTGTCTTTCAGGCTGTGCaacttaaaaatgtataatttaattttgtggAAAATAACGCTGCGCGTGGCCGCTGAATATTCATGGCTAATTTATCAGCTGTCCTCCGCGTTGCGACTGT
Proteins encoded:
- the LOC120452210 gene encoding uncharacterized protein LOC120452210, whose protein sequence is MQPTRRARAKNVTKKRITGAKVPKTDPRQQFYLKTRFQATRPCPKQQSTVPRSQRIWRRTVVQTKPKIRTRIPKLFRMDRHTGLPVDYERTVNQVMHYVNPHLHHPPSAEKVLEHLLTKMLTEVVRQGGHCWQDTTQLCSLLKNRCQCRRSSQLLTKEEKERREANESLSQFHSACKRGPCRVPRPKLGPTYMSKFNFNQLRIKSS